ataaataataataataataaccccttAGAGTTCTGCAATCAAGTtgatccttatatatttatcaacAGTATTACAATGAAATTGCCAGTACTTACTTGTCTATGCCATATATCCAGGCAATTGTAACATTCTCTAAAATGACCACAACCAGCAGTGGTAATGTAGCAGAATAGTCATCaaacatagtaacaaagtaattTCCTGACCTCTGTACAAAGAGTAGGCCAATACAAAATGCAAGCAGGCAGCATCCAACTGGAATAAagagagggggaaaaaagaaacatttaacaAAGCATTTTGCTGTAGTTTCTCTTCATTAAAGGAAGCACAGAATCCAGGATCTGGTTCTGGATTTACAAGTATCTGCTGTAGTTGCTCTTTATTAAAtgaagcaccaaatccaggatctgGTTCTGGATTTACAAGTATCTGCTGTAGTTGCTCTTTATTAAAtgaagcaccaaatccaggatctgGTTCTGGATTGGGTTAAATCTTGAGTACAGGTTACCAAATTCAAACCTTAAAAGTCACGTGCTTTTAAAACCCTAGTTTGCAGAAAGTAATAATGGTTTTTACAACTATTGTTGGGGGGATTTTGATTTAATCTGAATGTATCAATTACAGATCCTGTTTAGCTCACTATTCAGTAAATATGTTAAGGAGGATTTGGCACAAGGCAAACAAATATGGATTAAGTACATGCCTAATTGTTAATGTACAAACATGATCTAACTGTATCAGTATAGGAACAGGTATATGATCCGtaatctggaaacatgttatccaggcGGCTCTGAATTATCAGAAGGTCATCACTCTTAGggagaaattcactaaagggcgaatgtTCGCCTaagaaggctccgccacacttcgtgccacttcGTCAGACGTTAAGTTGCAGTGCatacgctaattcatcaaaatgtaaaGTTATGGCTGGACAGACGAACGCTGTGAGTTTTTACCTGCTAAACTtcatcagcgtgagcatttcatagcgaactttcgcaaCCTTTCTTTTCTGCCTATGAATTTTTACGCTTAtaggcaggtacatataggtcatatgaatgtcttttttagagatgtgggtgaaattgcttgaagtggccacttattattacgaatgtccaaggaagcaaaataaagactaaagagatcctctaatgccctagatatgagcccaccctaaaacaaatgtgtcatgaccttcaaatggttaaaaaaaataaaaaatataaatatatatttaacagttacaacttttaaacataattccactttaaaatattaaacttttttttatgacttttcggcatacaggatatgatgtcactgacataagattgaggaggatgtagcttcatcttatcagtttgccaggtataactctggtgaaaggggtaaagtaatgtaaaatttgcactttagtgaactTGAGGAGTAGAGATTGTTTGCTTGAGCGAAAAAGAGCGAAAATTCATTAGCGATGTACTCTTTCGATAGCGAATTGTCCTcaacgcctgttagtaaattgtcgatgtccctgtggattggatttctggcgaaaataagtaccttgtaattgatcccagctaagaaataattaatccttatttgaggtaaaccaatcctattgggtttatttaatgtttaaatgatttttagcagactaatgtatggagatccaaattacagaaggaccccTTATCAGAAAAGCcaaagatcccaagcattctggataacaggtcttaaaACTGTGCTTAGATATTACGAACAGCTAAATAACTGTCTTCTCACAAAACAAAACCTATGGCCTTAGATACAACACAATGCATTCACTGTATATAATACCAGCTTACCAGTGAGGGGTTCCTTCCGTACTTTAAACGTATCAACAATGGGAGTTATAATGCCTTCAATGGTTCCAAACATACTGCCAAGGCCCAAGTTTACTAACATGAGAAAAAACATCACTGACCAAAATGGAGAAGCGGGAAAATGTGTCATAGCTTCAGTGAAAGCGATAAAAGCCAACCCAGTCCCTTGGACTGACTAAAAAACAAAGAGGAAATAAAGTTAGTAAAACATAAAACCTGAAATCCAAAACATTCCACTCAATAACTTTAACTTTCTTcatttaagaacatttttaattttgacaAACATAAATGACTATGTGTTTTAGTCCCTGCAAATGCAGTCAGCCCCATCCTTCAAGCACCTGAGACCACAAAGCTCCTAGTCACTTATACTGGCGGGTATCTGGGTGTAGAAATTATATAAGCTATGTCTAAGTATGTTAATTGTGATTTgtcacagaaaagaaaaaagcaaacacCTACTGCATGCAAGCAGTCTGATGTTTGCACATAAAAAGCATCTGATACTGTAACaacactctaaggggcaaatttacttaccttcgaagttgcgccagcgttggtttcaccgcacttcgccaagcgaagtttcgccagggcgccactaattcactaaaatccgaagttgcactcagggaggcgaaaggtagcgaagttgcgctagcgttaattcgtcaagcaaagtgaagttacactagcgatgcctcatttgcatacggcgcaagttaaagtacaatggacgtatatgtagcagcaaatacattacacaagcctgggaaagcttcacaaaataaaatagttgATATTTTACCCTATACATGtgaccactgtatagtttaggtgccatatgttaggaaatgtaggggggaaggagggtactgccaaaaaaatgtacaatctttttcagcctatcacccttaaaaagtaaaagacgtcagcgttttttgggacttagaaaaaatgtcatctttttttgaagcaagccctatctactccattgcactttgcctggtctgaggtggcgaaataaagtctggcacaagaggtaacgttcagtaaaatgcgcaagttagtacgtagttacgtcccttcgccacaGCGCAACTTcccctggcgtaagggtgcgaagtagcgcttgaggtccacttcgctagcgaatttacgccagcacccattagtaaatcggtgaagtaacgaaatgacgtcacgctggcgaattttcgctaacgttagccacttcgtcctttagaaaatttgcccctaagggctcttacacatgggcatctTTTTCTGCATTTAACACACATTTAAATGCAAGTTTAAGctcaaataaacacatttgtcaATCGATTATaatatattctgcctggttgtactcatgagtgTTCGGAGTTGCATTTTAATGCATATGCATTTATTGTGTTTGTGTAGACGCAGCATGTTACACTTTATAGCGCTTGACGTGCCCTGTGTAGGAGCCCTACACCaactacatattttaaaaaaatgaaccaaTATTGAGGTTGTCGGAATGGGGTAATTAAGAAACTACATTTTTACAATGCTACCTGTTTGCGTTGCTTGACTAGAACTTTGGACCTGTTATGACACTGCAACTATAGCAACATTTCACACTTAAGATCCGATTTATTAAGTGCAGGGCAGGTGGCAAAAAAAATGGGTACAAACTGCTTTGCATTTGCCCACACATTTGCTCCAAGTCATTACACTCCAGAATGATGCTTCTCCCATGAACACACTACTGCTTGCGTTTGCCAGTGCTCTATTCATGAATGGCAGGCTGGGGGACAGTAGGTGGTTGTCCCCTTAGACACTCCGTAGCTTGTaagtcattcagacatgcaaactaGGGGATGTCAACAAACACAAGACACAGCAGATTCAGTGCAAGATGCAAAGAGCAGGCTGCACTGACATCCCAAACTCAGGTGCTTTGAAACTGAGCACTATGGGATGTGATTTTGCACCCCATTTGTTCTGTAGCGCCAGCCAGAGAATTTCAATTACAGTtaagaaaatgtgaaaaaggtTACCTTGTCAAGTTCATCTTCTATCTGACAGGGGTCCAGCCCAAGGCTGTCAAattcttcttcttttattttctgaaatatgtaGTAGACCAAGCTATAGTCCTGTGTTGACATACTTGAAAAATTGACATGATGTGGGACATAACTCAAACTGAGATTGCCAGCTTCCAAATATTTTACAATCTTGACTGTGTTTCTGAAACAGAGCAACAATTAGTCATTGGTGGGTTTGTAGGACGCTTTCCCTTAACACAAACAAAGAAGTATTAGCATCTTACTTGGAAATGCATTGCTCATTCATAATATTTGCCTTGAATCCTAACACCGCAAACACCACCAGTGTTGCCAGGACAGATGTGAAAAAGTTGATGAAGGACACCAGAACAGCATCAAAATGACAGTTGTTGTCCCTTTTGTTGTAACTTGAAAAAGCAATAACTCCTCCAAATCCCAGGCCCAGCGCAAAGAACACTTGAGTGGCAGCTTCTCGCCAGACTTTGGGCTCAAGCATTATTTCAAGCTGAAAgcaaatatacaaacatataacttgctagcaaattttaatttttttcagcaaatcctCTTAATAAAACTAGTTCCAACATATGAtagatttaaataatatataaataaactttagTAGCTTACTTCATAAATTCCTCTGgcaattttaaaggaattgttcagtgtaaaaataaaaactgggtaaataggtaggatgtgcaaaaataaaaaacgtttctaatatagtttgttagccaaaaaatgtaatgtataaaggctggagtgactggatgtctaacataatagacagaacactacttcctgctttgcagttctcttactttccactgattggttaccaggcagtaaccaatcagtgatttgaggggagcacatgggtcataactgtttacctttgaatctgagctgcatgctaaggataaatagcaaactcactgaacagttatgtcccatgtggcccccttaaagtcgctgactaactcagagttagagagctgcaaagcaggaaattgtattctgttctgttagacatcctctcactccagcctttatagattacagttgtggctaactaactatattagaaacatttgttttattttgcacagcctatctatttacccagtttttattttttacactgaactgttcctttaagtccatCTCAAGCGCTGATGAAACCCTTCCCTAAATATATTTCCTGCACAGTGCAGACCATTATACACAAGCACCCTCAGTACTATGGTCCCCTAACTGAGTATCATTACTGCCACTACCAATGTAATCAAAGAAGAAATGTTTATGCAAAATGTATGGCTGAGCTGCTCTCATGAGTCCAGTTCATATCGGCAAGCAGCAGAAAGCGGATAAATGGCAACTACTTGCAAGCAACTGCAGCGTATCCATGCTACACCTCAATCTGATTCTTCTAGTGCTGTAGTATAGATAAATGATGTTTTATGAGTGATACTTTAGACCTTTAAATGTCATTTCCTTATCTTGATCTTGGCGTTTGCACTGTTCCCTTGTGTATTAGTCAGTGTTCCGTGACTTGTGAGTGTTTTGTGAACAGCATTCTAGTTTAAGACATTAGGGCATTTACCAAAACGGCACAATGGACCATTTTAGCCCATGACTAGTTCCTAAGATGTGATGCAAATTGCTTTCCTGAACTGATATACACGCCTCTGCATTATTAACAACAGAACTCTGTGCTGCCCTATTTGCATGGAAAACATATTCCAATAGATGTGATTTTGTTTTATGTTAATGCATGCTTTCAGCTAttcaaaacaacaacaacaacccaCAGAATTCTCTAAGGATGCTGGAATTTGCAGTTGGCTCATACAAAGCAGAAAAGCATCAGTGTATATACATGTAGAATTACTAGGCCCAAAGTATGTGCCTGAGGCAGGGAAGCTCCACTCTTGCAGTAACTAATGTCATGAATCATTCCCTGTAAAGAGTTCTGTAAATGTTTTTGGCtctataaaagataataatagcATTCAGCTTCCTTTACAACAAGTAAAATGCTATTACTAATGCTTATTATCACAAATTACGTATCAGCAATATTGACACTAACCACTAGATGGAGCACGTTTTCTACATACAAAGGATCCCTCAACACAGCTTTGTACAGGAACTGGTAGAACATGCATCGGAATGAATAACATATCCAACATTATCTTAAGTTTGAGTCGTTATGGTGCAATCTGCATACTGCTCTCTACTTCCTGCTCTCActtaatgctcttgcacttgGCACCAATAATATTACGTGGCCATTTTATGTTTCTcggaaaaggaaatatttcacAGACTTGTTTGCGGTAAGTAAAATCCTGTTGCTTAATTGTATGGTGCATGCTAACTTCTATATTACATCAGTGAAAACACTACTTAAGTACTGAAACAGTTCTGTTGAAGTTAATGTATATCTTCCTGCTGTTTGCAAATTATGGTTTGTTTTGCAAATATAAAGACAAGCTGACCCTTGATATCATAGATTATCCCATTGAAAACAGGGACATTATCTTCCAAAAGACAACTGtagttaatatataaaaatttgttAAATAGTGGACTGGGATATAAACTCCTTGATTTATTACATACTTTTAGGGGTTTTTGGGTTTTCTGACAATGAAAAACACCCCAAACCATCACCTTTAACCTCTcattttatgtaaaatgaacTGTTGCTGGCCCATATTCATGCACTAGTATCGGTATTCCCCTTTATTAGTAAAGTTTTACTGGAAAATGTGAGTGTATAGCGGCCTTTAAATAGGTTGTATTTCATCCCTGCTAACCTAGTGCCAAATATGAAAATAAGCAGATTACAGAAGGTAGGTATATGTACCTGTAAGTGTGACACCAATGTGTAATATTTCATTAAAGAAGGCTACTTTAGCGGCACAAAATGTTGAATCAAATTGAGAACTTAATGTTGATGCTGCTTTTGTGCCTTTCAGGAGTGAAATATCTCAGTTTTGTTTAATAACCCAGAAAAGCACACTTAAATGACCTACATTTGTTCCCCGAATTATGAACTGATTAATGATTACTCACCTTTGGTGTAAACATGTGGCGAATTCCATCTACTGAACCATTTAAAAGCAGGGCCCGCACAAGAAAACAAGTTAGCACCGCATACGGGAACAGAGAACTGAAGTACATCACCTAACAAAAAGAGATTATATGTTGTTTTCCAAAAATGTGATCCAGTACAACAATACTTTAGTAGGCGACCTGGAGTCAAATTGAATTTATAAATCAAGCCAAGATAGGGTTTATGTATTTCTTAGAGGACCATGGAGTAATTTTTCAGACTTGAGTCAAGTTATGTTCTGGTGCTGATATCCAATAGCCAGATACTGATCTACCAGTGATATAAATTGAGTAGAAACAAGGCAAAGATAGCTTTATATTAAGATTATATGATACTCACTTTCCCCGATGACTGGATGCCCTTGATCATAGCAAGACAGACCAAAATCCAAGCAGCGAGCAAGCAAACTGTAATCTTCCAGTTTAGCCCTCCCCCTTCTGCGATTGAGTTTGAAATATTAAGTGCTTCTCTGTACCAGTAATAGGTAGTGGCAGAGCTTTTTTCACATTCAGGTTCcacaactgaaaaatattttaaataacgaTCAGTGGAATAAAGCATATGTTGCCTGATCATACAATATTTCCACCATCAATGTTACTTAAGAAGCCAGTATGGTACATATCATGAAACATCATTATCTTATATGtaatattacactgtaatataaaccatgaatatttagtacaggtataggatcccttatccggaagcccaatatccagaaagctcagaattacagaatggctgtcttcgatagactccattttatccaaatttttaaaaatgatttcctttttctctgtaataataaaacagtagcttgtacttgatcccaactaagatataattaatccttattggaagcaaaaccagcttattgtgtttatttaatgtttaaattaatttcatgaagacccaaattacagaaagatccgttatcttgaaaatcccaggtccctagcattctggataacaggtcccatacctgtattatccttATATGTGATACATTAAAGATATTTCCTAAAAGTTTCAGCATCTGacaaatatattcatatactgtGCATAATAATTTCACACAAATTGTCTCACAAGCGTTTGAAGCGTTTTTCACCAAAGGACACTGATCCCAAGGCAGAGGGTGCTGAAAAGATTGGGAGAAATAAAATAGACTCCATCCAATAATGACGTTGTAGTATAGTGCCACAAAAAGGCAAACctgcaaaataaatcaaaatcaaGCTTATTAGTCACAGTACAATacactttatatacacatataaccaCAAGAGTAATGATAACGTAAAAATATGTTTGATCATGTCATGTACAGAAACTCAAGGAAATGTTTTATGGACTGTTATCCATACTGTGTGGATTTCTTCCATTTATGTATTGTTTCAGCTTGCAAAGCTTCCAAGGAATGTTAGAGAGCTTAGAAGTAGCAAAGATGATTCTAAATGgggagggcagtgaggttgtagaatacCCTGTTGGTGATGTAGTGATGGCAGATGCTATTAATGCCTtcaaaagtggcttggatgacaagcataatatccaaggctatagtgatcaAATGATCTACAGTTCAgtataatgtatgtgtgtatatatatatttatagatatgcaGACTTATCGATACACTTATATATACAatcacctatatataaatacactcacatttattCAAAAAATGGAGGAACTATGGCCATTTATGGACTCGATTTCGACCAGAAACCATTACTGCTTTAAAAGTATCATTTTCACCTCTGCCCAAATAGCTATATGGAACTGATTGTGGAAGTTTTGTGCTTGATTACAGCAACAGTTACCCCAAGTCTTAGCGCCAGATGCCATTTTTAATACATAAATCATGTCTTTGTTACAAAAGCaattgaattttattaaatttacagtactttatttttagacagtaaaaaaaagctaatcacttacAATGCAGCTTGAAAATCCAATTCCACCCATTTTAGGGTTAATATAGTTCCAGACCCCAATACTTCCCCGCCTTATTCTTTGCCCCACCGACAGCTCCAAGAAAAAGATTGGAATTCCAATTACCAGAAGAAGGATTAAGTATGGCACTAGGTAGGCACCTGATGAAAAATAAAACCTTGTTAGtagttctgtataattaatatattaaagtacaactaaaccctaaaacttatttcaccagcctaaagcttcagcttctcaaaagcagcaatgatccaggacttcaaaccctcttggaaagtgtcagcgacattcgcatgctcagtgggctctgagcagctgttgagaagttaagcttaggggtcatcacaaattatcaagcagaaaattggcCTGTATGTTGGCctgtaacataagctgatgctacaaggctgattactaaattctgatgctagttgcactggtttctgagctgccatgtagtaattatctgtatcaaatactaatcagccttttactgtgacatttatattatatatattcagcataTTGTGTCgatctctaagctcagtaactgacagcagcacagagcatgtgcagtgcatcagcagaaaagaagattgggagctactggggcatctttggaggcacagatcttccctaataaaagggctgtggttgctttgtgCTGGTATAGaaccccaaaacattatgtacaacatttctgcactccttctttagttaagttttaattctcctttaaaggggatctaaaccgaAGCACTAAGGGCACTTATGTGGAAGGGCAAGGAGTGGCTATcgatacaaacacattttttgcacAGCAACTATAGCAAACTTTGCTCTAATTAAATGGCCACTAATATATTTTTGCTCCCTCTTCTGTCATTTATTACACAGACGTGAACACAATGAATACAGATGCTTCTCTGAGAAACCCATGATTTAAATTATTGTAACAGGTCTTGTGCTAGCCCTTATAATATAGATGTGGATACAGGACTGCTCTGCTGTATAACAGGGCAGCATTCCAGTGAGCACCCAAATATAGATAATTCAAGGGGCCTTTTCCTACACCTCATTACCATGCTCCATCTACCACCCCAGTTGTGCCCTCTGATCATCAACCAAATTACGTCTCATCATCCCTCATTAACTCCTCCCATTCAAGACTTTTCCTGTACAGCACCAATAATTTAAACACATTTCTCTGACCCATTTGTTAAACCACTGGTCTTCAAAACATTAAGAGAAATTCAATACATATTTTGAAGGCAATTTACTTCCTGCAAGAGTTTTAAAAGTGTAATTATGTTAATTTTTTACCTCCGCCATTCTTCTGGCACAAATAGGGAAAGCGCCATACATTCCCCAAGCCAACTGAAAATCCAACCTGTGCAAGTATGTACTGCAGTTTGCTGTTCCATGCCGGTCTTTCATCGTCAATATCAGAACCTTCTTCAATATCTCTGTCCTTATCTAAATCTCTATGGACCACCAGCGAACTCTTCTTAAAGTTTTCATCCCCTGAATCCTCATTGGAAAGTAAATCTTTAACAGATTCCACAAAATCATCATCCAGCTCTCTCTTTACTACCTTACTGTTCTTAGGCATCTGAAGTAGAAAAGCAAGTCTTGCCGATGTTCAAGgtatacagaatatatactgTCTTTTAAAGAGCTTTATGGGGATGAACTCAGCTTCAGATCAGTAAAGTGaattgtcagaagaaaaagtctttttttttcttgaaaaatatcAACATCTAGAGCTGATGTATTCAGTTTTCAAAGTTCCATAATCCTGGGTTACCTGTAAAAAATATCAagaatcaatataaaaaaaaagttgttaaaagAAAAACCACCAGAAAGCAATATAATACTTAAGGTACTACCTTTATTTCCGTGAATCATTTTGTATGTGTGCCATAACACTTCATACATTTGCAGaaggttaaattttttttttgcaaataaggtCGGCAAGAAACTGCATTCAAACTTATCATCATTTAACGGGTGACAGGAATACCTTTACTCATTATTCCCAAAGGAGCGCTCTCGTCAATTGCTCTGAATCTCTTAGCAAATCTAAAAAGTGCTTAACGCCCTTCTGCTTAGTAGTTTCTAGAACTGTAGTTTCTGGATGGCAGTTCTCAAGGTAAAGAACACAGTTGTTGGGAGAATAATGACAACATCATGATGAGGTTAGAACTTCCTGCATCCTATAGAAGTTAAACCCACAAACTCATTAAAATGTGGGTCATCTGGAAACATTATCATGTTATAAAGTATCTATACTTTTTGACTCATGCCATTAGAAAGACATGGGCTTTTGCACCTGTGTATCGACCTTCCATCTTGCTTATGATCTTCTCCCACAGATTTTCCATTCTCTAATTTCCCCTTTCATTTGGATTtctacatttttctttgtaattgtaacagttttattggaatatttattttgcctccaatataattacttatattttactatacagcttttaTTGGAAAATTCCAAGAATATGAATTAATTTGCTCTATCTGTTAATAAACAGATAATTGAGTATGCTAAAACATCGCTATAATCACATCTATTCATCACTGTAATTATTTGTGGTAAATTACAAATCATTGATTGTTTAAACAAACCCCATGTTAGAATTGTGTCTTTCAGACCTTATTTTCATAGAAAGGTTTTTCTGTTATATTTGTAACTGGATTACAGCAGTTGACTTTCATACTGTcaaaaatgaatgcagcatttGTTTATGAGTGTCAGTATACTGGCTATTTACAGTGCACTTagtcgcatacctcccaacattttaggaaatagaaagagggacaaaacgatttgaccatgcctattttttggtcacaccccctaatgtccattttacaaaatgtggcaggttatgaaagtttgaacacaatactttggttttatgtgttattacagttttgctaatgaaggtgaattaaaGTTAaagaaaccctac
Above is a genomic segment from Xenopus laevis strain J_2021 chromosome 3L, Xenopus_laevis_v10.1, whole genome shotgun sequence containing:
- the slc6a15.L gene encoding sodium-dependent neutral amino acid transporter B(0)AT2, yielding MPKNSKVVKRELDDDFVESVKDLLSNEDSGDENFKKSSLVVHRDLDKDRDIEEGSDIDDERPAWNSKLQYILAQVGFSVGLGNVWRFPYLCQKNGGGAYLVPYLILLLVIGIPIFFLELSVGQRIRRGSIGVWNYINPKMGGIGFSSCIVCLFVALYYNVIIGWSLFYFSQSFQHPLPWDQCPLVKNASNAFVEPECEKSSATTYYWYREALNISNSIAEGGGLNWKITVCLLAAWILVCLAMIKGIQSSGKVMYFSSLFPYAVLTCFLVRALLLNGSVDGIRHMFTPKLEIMLEPKVWREAATQVFFALGLGFGGVIAFSSYNKRDNNCHFDAVLVSFINFFTSVLATLVVFAVLGFKANIMNEQCISKNTVKIVKYLEAGNLSLSYVPHHVNFSSMSTQDYSLVYYIFQKIKEEEFDSLGLDPCQIEDELDKSVQGTGLAFIAFTEAMTHFPASPFWSVMFFLMLVNLGLGSMFGTIEGIITPIVDTFKVRKEPLTVGCCLLAFCIGLLFVQRSGNYFVTMFDDYSATLPLLVVVILENVTIAWIYGIDKFIDDLKDMLGFTPYRYYYYMWKYVSPVLLTILLIASIVQMGISPPGYYAWIAEKAGEELKSYPPWGLAVCISLIVLALLPVPLVFIIRSCNLIDDSTGSLASVSYKRGKMIKETSNLEDDASLIHEKIQSEMSSPNIGSSIYRKQSGSPTLKVDTAPNGRYGIGYLMADMPDMPESDL